The following proteins are encoded in a genomic region of Gossypium hirsutum isolate 1008001.06 chromosome D05, Gossypium_hirsutum_v2.1, whole genome shotgun sequence:
- the LOC107906311 gene encoding elongation factor P: MKKGVQLAKRLYPSLSTILNLNASTHSLLSSSPWWSASQHRGVKVNAIHLRPGNVIEKSGRVYQIVESEHKQRGRGGALMQVELRDVDNGNKVSLRFGPEEPVERVFVEEKSFTCLYTEKNTAFLIEPETFDQLQVPLDLFGKSAAYLKEEMKVTLQLYDGRPLTASVPKRVTCTIKETQTPMKGVSATPRYKKALLDNGVTVQVPPYLDTGEEIIISTEDDSYLGRAN; this comes from the exons ATGAAGAAGGGAGTTCAACTTGCTAAGCGACTTTATCCATCTCTATCCACCATCTTAAATTTGAATGCTTCTACTCATTCTCTGCTTAGCAGCTCTCCATGGTGGTCCGCCTCTCAACATCGCGGCGTCAAAGTCAATGCCATTCAT CTAAGGCCTGGGAATGTAATTGAAAAATCAG GACGAGTCTACCAG ATTGTAGAATCAGAGCATAAGCAGCGAGGTAGAGGAGGTGCATTGATGCAG gTAGAGCTTCGTGATGTTGACAATGGAAACAAAGTAAGTTTACGCTTCGGCCCTGAGGAGCCTGTTGAAA GAGTATTTGTTGAGGAGAAGTCTTTCACGTGTTTGTATACAGAGAAAAACACTGCATTTCTGATTGA GCCTGAGACATTTGACCAACTGCAAGTACCATTGGACTTATTCGGCAAGTCTGCTGCTTACCTAAAAG AGGAAATGAAAGTTACACTACAGTTATATGATGGAAGGCCTTTGACTGCATCAGTTCCAAAGCGTGTGACATGTACTATTAAGGAAACACAAACCCCAATGAAAGGGGTTTCAGCCACCCCTAG GTATAAAAAAGCTTTACTGGACAATGGTGTTACTGTTCAA GTACCACCCTATCTTGATACAGGAGAAGAAATAATTATCAGTACTGAAGATGATTCATACCTTGGCAG GGCAAACTAA